A genomic window from Labrus bergylta chromosome 7, fLabBer1.1, whole genome shotgun sequence includes:
- the cnot1 gene encoding CCR4-NOT transcription complex subunit 1 isoform X1 encodes MNLDSLSLALSQISYLVDNLTKKNYRASQQEIQHIVNRHGPEADRHLLRCLFSHVDFSGDGKSSGKDFHQTQFLIQECVSLISKPNFISTLCYAVDNPLHYQKSLKPSAHLFTQLSKVLKLSKVQEVIFGLALLNSSNADLRGFAAQFIKQKLPDLLRSYVDADLGGNQEGGFQDIAIEVLHLLLSHLLFGQKGASGVGQEQIDAFLKTLCRDFPQERCPVVLAPLLYPEKRDILMDRILPDSGELAKTMMESSLAEFMQEVGYGFCANLDECRNIIIQYGVREVTASQVARVLGMMARTHSGLTDGIPLQSISAPGSGIWSDGKDKNDGSQAHTWNVEVLIDVVKEVNPNLNFKEVTYELDHPGFIIRDSKGLHMVVYGIQRGLGMEVFPVDLIYRPWKHAEGQLSFIQHSLMSPEVFCFADFPCHTVAIDILKAPPEDDNREIATWKSLDLVESLLRLSEVGQYEQVKQLFGFPIKHCPDMLVLALLQISTSWHTLRHELISTLMPIFLGNHPNSAIILHYAWHGQGQSPSIRQLIMHSMAEWYMRGEQYDQAKLSRILDVAQDLKSLSMLLNGTPFAFVIDLAALASRREYLKLDKWLTDKIREHGEPFIQACVTFLKRRCPSIMGGLAPDKDQPKSAQLPPETLATMLACLQSCAGSVSQEVSETILTMVANCSNVMNKARQPPPGVMPKGRAPSTSSLDAISPVQMDPLSGMGSLNLGGTATSHTQSMQGFPTSLSSAFSNPQSPAKAFPPLSNPNPSTPFGGIGSLSSQLPGMDSGPLGSGIGSGIGSGIGSGIGSGIGSGIGSGIGSGIGSGLGSGLGIPTVNTDPFGTRKMSTPGLNPPTFQQTDLSQVWPEANQHFSKEIDDEANSYFQRIYNHPPHPTMSVDEVLEMLQRFKDSTIKREREVFNCMLRNLFEEYRFFPQYPDKELHITACLFGGIIEKGLVTYMALGLALRYVLEALRKPYGSKMYYFGIAALDRFKNRLKDYPQYCQHLASIAHFLQFPHHLQECVQYIEYGQQSRDPPVKMQGSITTPGSLALAHVQAQSQPGGPKPPQPGQPSTLVTTATTTTTVAKTTTITRPTPSTFKKDVPPSINTTNIDTLLVATDQTERIVEPPENVQEKIAFIFNNLSQSNMTQKVEELKETVKEEFMPWVSQYLVMKRVSIEPNFHSLYSNFLDTLKNPEFVKMVLNETYRNIKVLLTSDKAAANFSDRSLLKNLGHWLGMITLAKNKPILYTDLEVKSLLLEAYLKGQQELLYVVPFVAKVLESSLRSMVFRPQNPWTMAIMNVLAELHQEHDLKLNLKFEIEVLCKNLSLDINDLKPGTLLKDKEKLKSLEEQLSAPKKETKPPEEMLPVSTTGDFVPFAAPPSTPAATTTTCTTTGPPTPQFSYHDINVYALAGLAPHININVNIPLLQAHPQLKQCVRQSVERAVQELVHPVVDRSIKIAMTTCEQIIRKDFALDSEESRMRVAAHHMMRNLTAGMAMITCREPLLMSIATNLKNSFAAALRAPTPQQREMMEEAAARVAQDNCELACCFIQKTAVEKAGPEMDKRLATGSPLFQEFELRKHARQEGRRYCDPVVLTYQAERMPEQIRLKVGGVDPKQLAVYEEFARNVPGFLPSNDLSQPTGFLAQPMKQQAWATDDVAQIYDKCMADLEQHLHAIPPALAMNPLTQALRSLLEAVVLARNSRDGIAALGLLQKAVEGLLDATSGADADLLLRYRECHLLVLKALQDGRAYGPQWCNKQITRCLIECRDEYKYNVEAVELLIRNHLVNMQQYDLHLAQSMENGLHYMAVAFAMQLVKLLLVDERSVSHVTEADLFHTIETLMRTCAHSRANAPEGLPQLMDVVRSNYEAMIDRAHGGPNFMMHSGISQASEYDDPPGLREKAEYLLREWVNLYHSAAAGRDSTKAFSAFVGQMHQQGILKTDDLITRFFRLCTEMCVEISYRAQAEQQHNPAASAAIIRAKCYHNLDAFVRLIALLVKHSGEATNTVTKINLLNKVLGIVVGVLIQDHDVRQTEFQQLPYHRIFIMLLLELNAPEHVLETINFQTLTAFCNTFHILRPTKAPGFVYAWLELISHRIFIARMLAHTPQQKGWPMYAQLLIDLFKYLAPFLRNVELNKPMQILYKGTLRVLLVLLHDFPEFLCDYHYGFCDVIPPNCIQLRNLILSAFPRNMRLPDPFTPNLKVDMLSEINIAPRILTNFTGVMPSQFKKDLDSYLKTRSPVTFLSELRSNLQVSNEPGNRYNIQLINALVLYVGTQAIAHIHNKGSTPSMSTITHSAHMDIFQNLAVDLDTEGRYLFLNAIANQLRYPNSHTHYFSCTMLYLFAEANTEAIQEQITRVLLERLIVNRPHPWGLLITFIELIKNPAFKFWSHDFVHCAPEIEKLFQSVAQCCMGQKQAQQVMEGTGAS; translated from the exons ATGAATCTTGACTCGCTCTCGCTGGCTTTGTCTCAAATCAGCTATCTGGTGGacaatttaacaaagaaaaattaCCGAGCCAGCCAGCAAGAAATACAGCAT ATTGTAAATCGTCACGGCCCTGAGGCAGACAGGCATCTACTACGCTGTCTCTTCTCCCATGTGGATTTCAGTGGCGATGGTAAAAGCAGTGGCAAGGACTTTCACCAG ACACAGTTTTTGATCCAGGAGTGTGTGTCGCTGATATCCAAGCCAAACTTTATCTCTACTCTGTGTTACGCCGTTGACAATCCCCTGCATTACCAGAAG AGTTTGAAGCCATCGGCCCATCTTTTCACTCAACTGAGTAAAGTTCTAAAACTCAGCAAGGTCCAAGAG GTGATATTTGGCCTTGCATTACTCAACTCCAGCAACGCAGACCTTCGAGGTTTTG CTGCACAGTTCATCAAGCAGAAACTTCCAGACCTCCTGCGGTCATACGTTGACGCGGATCTTGGAGGAAATCAGGAAGGTGGCTTCCAAGACATTGCCATAGAGGTCTTGCACCTACTGCTGTCCCATCTACTGTTTGGCCAGAAAGGGGCCAGTGGGGTTGGCCAAGAGCAGATTGACGCCTTCCTCAAGACACTTTGTCGAG ATTTCCCCCAGGAGCGCTGCCCTGTGGTGCTCGCACCACTGCTGTACCCTGAAAAACGGGACATTCTCATGGATAGGATTCTGCCAGACTCGGGGGAGTTAGCTAAGACCATGATGGAGAGTTCTCTTGCAGAATTCATGCAAGAAGTTGGTTACGGCTTCTGTGCAAA TCTGGATGAGTGCAGAAACATAATCATCCAGTATGGGGTGAGAGAGGTGACAGCCAGCCAGGTAGCCAGGGTTCTAGGCATGATGGCTCGTACACACTCCGGCCTAACTGATGGGATCCCACTACAg TCCATCTCTGCTCCAGGCAGTGGTATCTGGAGTGACGGTAAAGATAAGAACGATGgttcacaggcacacacatggAACGTTGAAGTTCTCATTGACGTCGTGAAAGAAGTG AATCCAAACTTGAACTTCAAAGAGGTGACCTACGAACTCGACCACCCAGGCTTTATAATCCGGGACAGTAAAGGTCTGCATATGGTGGTGTATGGCATTCAGAGGGGGTTGGGTATGGAGGTTTTCCCTGTCGATCTCATCTATCGACCATGGAAACACGCTGAGGGACAG ctgTCATTCATTCAGCACTCCCTGATGAGTCCAGAAGTGTTCTGCTTTGCTGACTTTCCTTGCCACACTGTGGCTATTGACATCCTTAAGGCCCCACCAGAGGATGACAATAGGGAGATTGCAACCTG GAAAAGTCTGGACCTTGTTGAGAGCTTGCTCAGGCTGTCTGAGGTGGGTCAGTATGAGCAAGTGAAACAGCTTTTTGGATTTCCAATCAAGCACTGTCCGGATATGTTGGTGCTAGCATTGCTGCAGATCTCCACCTCCTGGCACACACTGCGCCATGAGCTCATCTCAACCCTAATGCCCATCTTTCTGGGCAACCATCCTAACTCTGCTATTATCCTGCACTATGCCTGGCACGGACAG ggacAGTCTCCCTCCATTCGTCAGTTAATTATGCATTCAATGGCTGAGTGGTACATGAGAGGGGAGCAGTATGACCAGGCCAAACTTTCTCGCATCCTTGATGTGGCCCAAGACCTGAAG tctctATCGATGCTGCTGAATGGTACTCCATTTGCCTTTGTTATTGACCTTGCTGCACTTGCCTCTCGCCGTGAATACCTCAAACTTGATAAATGGCTGACTGACAAAATCAGAGAGCATGGA GAACCTTTTATCCAGGCATGTGTGACATTCCTGAAGAGGCGCTGTCCATCCATTATGGGGGGTTTGGCCCCAGACAAGGACCAGCCTAAAAGCGCCCAACTCCCCCCGGAGACCTTAGCCACCATGCTAGCCTGCCTGCAGTCCTGCGCAGG GAGCGTATCCCAGGAGGTGTCAGAGACTATCCTGACCATGGTTGCCAACTGCAGCAATGTAATGAATAAAGCCCGGCAGCCACCACCTGGGGTAATGCCGAAAGGACGCGCCCCCAGCACCAGCAGCCTAGATGCCATCTCTCCTGTACAG ATGGACCCTCTATCAGGCATGGGTTCTTTAAACCTTGGGGGCACAGCCACctcccacactcaaagcatgcaGGGTTTCCCAACCTCACTGAGTTCAGCTTTTAGTAATCCCCAATCCCCAGCAAAAGCTTTCCCACCACTTTCAAACCCCAACCCCAGCACACCATTTGGGGGCATAGGCAGCCTGTCCTCGCAGCTCCCTGGCATGGACTCTG GTCCCTTGGGCTCAGGCATTGGCTCAGGCATTGGCTCAGGCATTGGCTCAGGGATTGGCTCAGGCATTGGCTCAGGCATCGGCTCAGGCATCGGCTCTGGCATCGGCTCTGGTCTGGGTTCTGGTCTGGGAATACCAACAGTGAATACCGATCCATTTGGTACCAGGAAGATGAGCACACCGGGCCTGAACCCACCTACCTTTCAGCAGA CTGACCTTTCTCAGGTGTGGCCGGAGGCTAACCAGCACTTTAGCAAGGAGATAGATGATGAAGCAAACAGTTATTTCCAGCGCATCTACAACCACCCACCTCACCCAACTATGTCTGTGGATGAA GTACTGGAGATGCTGCAGAGGTTCAAGGATTCAACTATCAAGCGGGAACGAGAGGTTTTCAACTGCATGCTGCGGAACTTGTTTGAGGAGTACCGATTCTTCCCCCAGTACCCAGACAAGGAGCTGCACATCACTGCCTGCCTTTTTGGTGGCATTATTGAGAAGGGTCTTGTGACCTACATGGCCCTCGGTTTGGCCCTCCGATATGTTCTTGAAGCCTTAAGAAAACCCTACGGAtccaaaatgtattattttggaATTGCAGCCCTAGATAGGTTTAAGAACAG ACTAAAGGACTACCCTCAATATTGTCAACATCTGGCTTCAATTGCCCACTTCTTGCAATTCCCCCACCATTTACAAGA GTGTGTGCAGTATATCGAGTATGGCCAACAGTCACGGGACCCCCCGGTGAAGATGCAAGGCTCCATCACCACCCCTGGCAGTCTGGCACTGGCACATGTACAAGCTCAGTCACAACCGGGTGGACCCAAACCCCCGCAGCCAGGTCAGCCCAGCACCTTAGTCACCACtgcaacaactacaacaacagtgGCAAAGACCACCACCATTACAAGACCAACACCCAGCACCTTCAAGAAGGATGTACCT CCCTCTATCAACACAACCAACATTGATACCTTGCTGGTGGCTACGGACCAAACAGAAAGGATTGTAGAGCCTCCAGAAAATGTCCAGGAGAAGATTGCTTTTATCTTCAACAATCTTTCTCAGTCAAACATGACACAGAAG gTTGAGGAGTTGAAAGAGACAGTGAAGGAGGAGTTTATGCCCTGGGTGTCTCAGTATCTGGTGATGAAGCGTGTCAGTATTGAGCCCAACTTCCACAGCCTCTATTCCAACTTTCTGGATACTCTTAAGAACCCTGAGTTTGTAAAGATGGTCCTCAATGAGACCTACAGGAATATCAAG gttcTCTTGACCTCTGACAAGGCGGCTGCCAATTTCTCTGATCGCTCCCTGCTGAAGAACCTGGGCCACTGGTTGGGCATGATTACACTGGCCAAAAACAAACCCATTCTTTATACA GATCTTGAAGTGAAATCTCTACTATTGGAAGCCTATTTGAAAGGCCAGCAGGAGCTGCTGTATGTGGTTCCCTTTGTTGCCAAGGTTTTGGAATCCAGTCTTCGCAGCATG GTTTTCAGGCCCCAGAATCCCTGGACCATGGCCATCATGAATGTTCTTGCTGAACTTCATCAAGAACATGACCTCAAG CTTAACCTGAAGTTTGAGATTGAAGTTCTGTGCAAGAACTTGTCTCTGGACATCAATGACCTGAAGCCAGGGACCTTGCTGAAGGACAAGGAGAAGCTGAAGAgtctggaggagcagctgtctgCACCAAAGAAGGAGACAAAGCCTCCAGAAGAGATGTTGCCGGTTTCTACCACAG GAGACTTTGTTCCATTTGCAGCTCCTCCATCAACCCCAGCTGCCACCACAACCACTTGCACAACCACAGGGCCCCCCACCCCCCAGTTCAGCTACCACGACATTAATGTGTATGCCTTGGCAGGCCTTGCGCCACACATCAATATTAATGTCAAT ATCCCTCTGCTCCAGGCCCATCCTCAGTTGAAGCAGTGCGTACGGCAGTCAGTAGAGCGAGCTGTCCAGGAGCTGGTGCACCCAGTAGTTGACCGCTCTATCAAAATTGCTATGACAACCTGTGAGCAGATCATCAGGAAGGACTTTGCTCTGGATTCTGAGGAGTCCCGCATGCGTGTGGCTGCCCACCATATGATGAGAAACCTGACTGCCGGCATGGCCATGATCACCTGCAGGGAGCCCCTGCTCATGAGCATTGCCACCAACCTCAAAAACAGCTTCGCTGCTGCACTAAGG gCACCAACACCCCAACAGAGGGAAATGATGGAGGAGGCTGCAGCCAGGGTTGCCCAAGATAACTGTGAACTGGCATGCTGCTTTATTCAGAAAACAGCCGTGGAGAAGGCTGGTCCTGAAATGGACAAGAGACTTGCCACG GGGTCTCCTCTCTTCCAGGAGTTTGAGCTGAGGAAGCATGCACGTCAAGAGGGACGCCGCTATTGTGATCCCGTTGTTCTGACTTACCAGGCTGAGCGTATGCCTGAGCAGATCAGACTCAAG GTGGGAGGAGTGGACCCTAAACAACTGGCAGTATATGAGGAGTTTGCAAGGAATGTTCCAGGTTTCTTACCCAGCAATGATCTCTCCCAACCCACTGGCTTCTTGGCTCAGCCCATGAAG cAACAGGCATGGGCCACAGACGACGTGGCTCAGATCTATGATAAATGCATGGCAGACTTGGAGCAGCATCTTCATGCCATCCCTCCAGCTCTTGCTATGAACCCCCTGACACAGGCTCTGCGCAGCCTGCTGGAAGCTGTGGTCTTGGCCAGAAACTCCAGAGATGGCATTGCTGCACTTGGCCTGCTGCAGAAG GCTGTAGAAGGTCTTCTCGATGCTACTAGTGGGGCTGATGCTGACTTACTGCTCCGCTACAGGGAGTGCCACCTGCTTGTCCTTAAAGCTCTACAGGATGGACGTGCCTATGGACCACAGTGGTGCAATAAGCAGATCACCAG GTGTCTGATTGAATGCCGTGACGAGTACAAATACAACGTAGAAGCAGTTGAGCTTCTGATCAGGAACCATCTTGTGAACATGCAGCAGTATGACCTACACCTGGCACAG TCGATGGAAAATGGACTGCACTACATGGCCGTTGCTTTTGCCATGCAGTTGgtgaagctgctgctggtggatGAACGCAGTGTGAGCCATGTCACAGAGGCTGACCTCTTCCACACAATTGAGACCTTAATGAGGACCTGTGCACACTCCAGAGCAAATGCACCTGAGGG GCTTCCCCAACTGATGGATGTTGTTCGCTCCAACTATGAGGCCATGATTGACCGGGCCCACGGCGGACCCAACTTCATGATGCACTCTGGAATTTCCCAGGCTTCAGAGTATGATGATCCTCCAGGCCTGAGGGAGAAGGCAGAGTACCTCCTCAGGGAATGGGTCAACCTGTATCACTCAGCTGCAGCTGGCAGGGACAGCACCAAAGCTTTCTCTGCATTTGTTGGCCAG ATGCACCAGCAGGGAATCCTGAAGACAGATGACCTGATCACAAGGTTCTTCCGGCTGTGCACAGAAATGTGTGTGGAGATCAGCTATCGGGCACAAGCTGAGCAGCAGCACAACCCAGCAGCCAGTGCAGCCATCATCAGAGCCAAGTGTTACCACAACCTGGATGCCTTTGTTAGGCTGATAGCCCTGCTGGTCAAACATTCAGGAGAGGCcacaaacacagtgacaaaAATTAACCTCCTCAACAAG GTGCTGGGTATTGTAGTTGGGGTGTTGATCCAGGACCACGATGTCCGTCAGACAGAATTCCAACAGCTGCCCTACCATCGCATTTTCatcatgctgctgctggagctcaACGCTCCTGAACATGTCCTGGAGACCATTAACTTCCAGACACTCACAGCTTTCTG cAATACCTTCCACATCCTGAGACCCACCAAAGCACCTGGCTTTGTGTACGCCTGGCTGGAACTCATCTCCCATCGAATCTTCATCGCCAGGATGCTTGCACACACACCCCAGCAGAAG GGTTGGCCCATGTATGCACAGCTGCTGATTGATCTCTTCAAATACCTGGCCCCATTTCTGAGGAATGTAGAGCTCAACAAACCTATGCAAATCCTCTACAAG GGCACACTGCGAGTGCTCCTGGTCCTGCTGCATGACTTCCCAGAGTTCCTGTGTGACTATCATTACGGCTTCTGTGATGTTATCCCACCCAACTGCATTCAGCTCCGCAACCTCATCCTCAGTGCCTTTCCACGCAACATGAGGCTCCCCGACCCTTTCACACCCAATCTcaag GTGGACATGCTGAGTGAGATCAACATTGCACCCCGTATCCTCACCAACTTCACAGGCGTCATGCCCTCCCAGTTCAAGAAAGACCTGGACTCGTATCTGAAGACTCGATCCCCTGTCACTTTCTTGTCTGAGCTGCGTAGCAACTTGCAG GTGTCTAATGAGCCAGGAAACCGTTACAACATCCAGCTGATCAATGCTCTAGTGTTGTATGTTGGCACACAGGCAATTGCTCACATTCATAATAAGGGCAGCACCCCCTCCATGAGCACCATCACCCACTCTGCACACATGGACATCTTCCAGAACCTAGCTGTGGACCTGGACACTGAGG GGCGTTACCTGTTCTTGAACGCAATCGCCAATCAGCTGCGCTACCCCAACAGCCACACTCACTACTTCAGCTGCACCATGCTGTATCTGTTTGCGGAGGCCAACACTGAGGCCATCCAGGAGCAGATCACCAG GGTTCTGCTGGAGAGGCTGATAGTGAACAGGCCTCACCCATGGGGTCTCCTCATCACCTTCATCGAGCTGATAAAGAATCCTGCCTTCAAGTTCTGGAGCCATGACTTTGTGCACTGTGCCCCCGAGATTGAAAA GCTGTTCCAGTCAGTGGCCCAGTGCTGCATGGGACAGAAGCAGGCCCAGCAGGTGATGGAGGGCACCGGTGCCAGCTAG